One Amycolatopsis sp. NBC_00355 genomic window carries:
- a CDS encoding TetR/AcrR family transcriptional regulator produces the protein MGHDGAVSTTDNPDTTARRRGRRPAGQDTRTALIDAARTVFAENGYDGATVRAIATRAGVDAAMVNHWFGSKEGLFARAVLELPFDPLELMETLRDGPDEEFGERIVRTFLTRWDSAGGGVFVALIRSVAGHEQAGHVLRDFFQKFFTHVLSSVGSDRIPLRTTLCASQLVGMGMIRYVAKFEPLAESDVETLVAAVAPNVQRYISGDIG, from the coding sequence ATGGGTCATGATGGAGCGGTGAGCACCACCGACAATCCCGACACTACGGCGCGGCGCCGCGGCCGGCGGCCCGCGGGCCAGGACACGCGCACCGCCCTGATCGACGCCGCCCGGACGGTGTTCGCCGAAAACGGCTACGACGGCGCCACCGTGCGCGCGATCGCCACCCGCGCCGGTGTCGACGCCGCGATGGTCAACCACTGGTTCGGCAGCAAGGAGGGCCTGTTCGCCCGCGCGGTGCTGGAGCTGCCGTTCGATCCCCTGGAGCTGATGGAAACCCTGCGCGACGGCCCGGACGAGGAGTTCGGCGAACGGATCGTCCGCACGTTCCTGACCCGCTGGGACAGCGCGGGCGGCGGGGTGTTCGTCGCCCTCATCCGCAGCGTCGCCGGCCACGAGCAGGCCGGCCACGTGCTTCGCGACTTCTTCCAGAAGTTCTTCACCCACGTGCTTTCGTCGGTCGGCTCCGACCGGATCCCCCTGCGCACGACGCTCTGCGCGTCCCAGCTGGTCGGCATGGGCATGATCCGCTACGTCGCGAAGTTCGAGCCGCTGGCCGAGTCGGACGTCGAGACCCTGGTGGCCGCGGTGGCCCCGAACGTGCAGCGCTACATCAGCGGCGACATCGGCTAG
- a CDS encoding anthranilate synthase component I, whose protein sequence is MVSAYAGSTGPGSVSPSREDFRALAESRRVIPVVRRVLADGETPIGVYRKLAADRPGTFLFESAENGASWTRWSFIGVRSPAALTVRDGQAVWTGTPPVGLPAEGNPLTVLRETIEALHTEALPGLPPLTGGMVGYIGYDAVRWLEKLPELAERDLDIPELTMLLATDLAAFDHHEGTVTLIANAVNWDDSPERVDAAYDDAVARLGAMTEQLQVPAPATIAAFDRPAPEFTRKRSKEDFHAAVNKAVEAIKAGEAFQIVPSQRFEIATAADALDIYRVLRTSNPSPYMYLLRLEGFDIVGSSPESLVTVRDGKATTHPIAGTRWRGADPEEDAQLAKDLLADDKERAEHLMLVDLGRNDLGKVCKPGTVRVVDFFQIERYSHVMHIVSTVTGELAEGRTAFDAVTACFPAGTLSGAPKVRAMELIEELEPVRRALYGGVVGYLDFAGDADTAIAIRTALVKDGIAHVQAGGGVVADSVADYEDTESLNKARTVLSAVAAAQTMVPAGRLDPAADAAHV, encoded by the coding sequence ATGGTCAGCGCTTACGCCGGTTCCACCGGCCCCGGCTCGGTCAGCCCGTCCCGCGAGGACTTCCGCGCCCTCGCCGAGAGCCGCCGCGTGATCCCGGTCGTGCGCCGGGTGCTCGCCGACGGCGAGACGCCGATCGGGGTCTACCGCAAGCTCGCCGCCGACCGGCCGGGCACCTTCCTGTTCGAGTCCGCGGAGAACGGCGCCTCCTGGACGCGCTGGTCGTTCATCGGCGTCCGCAGCCCGGCCGCGCTCACCGTCCGCGACGGCCAGGCGGTCTGGACCGGCACCCCGCCGGTCGGCCTGCCGGCCGAAGGCAACCCGCTGACCGTGCTGCGCGAGACGATCGAGGCGCTGCACACCGAGGCCCTGCCCGGCCTGCCGCCGCTCACCGGCGGGATGGTCGGCTACATCGGCTACGACGCCGTCCGCTGGCTCGAAAAGCTGCCCGAGCTGGCCGAGCGCGACCTCGACATCCCCGAGCTGACCATGCTCCTGGCCACCGACCTGGCCGCGTTCGACCACCACGAGGGCACGGTCACGCTCATCGCGAACGCCGTCAACTGGGACGACTCGCCCGAGCGCGTGGACGCGGCCTACGACGACGCCGTCGCCCGGCTGGGCGCGATGACCGAGCAGCTGCAGGTGCCCGCGCCCGCCACGATCGCCGCGTTCGACCGGCCCGCGCCGGAGTTCACCCGGAAGCGCTCCAAGGAGGACTTCCACGCCGCCGTGAACAAGGCCGTCGAGGCGATCAAGGCCGGCGAAGCGTTCCAGATCGTGCCTTCGCAACGCTTTGAGATCGCCACCGCCGCCGACGCGCTCGACATCTACCGCGTGCTCCGGACGTCCAACCCGAGCCCGTACATGTACCTGCTGCGGCTCGAGGGTTTCGACATCGTCGGATCCAGCCCCGAGTCCCTGGTCACCGTGCGGGACGGCAAGGCGACCACGCACCCGATCGCGGGCACCCGCTGGCGCGGCGCCGACCCGGAGGAGGACGCGCAGCTGGCCAAGGACCTGCTGGCCGACGACAAGGAGCGCGCCGAGCACCTGATGCTCGTCGACCTCGGCCGCAACGACCTGGGCAAGGTCTGCAAGCCGGGCACCGTGCGCGTCGTCGACTTCTTCCAGATCGAGCGCTACAGCCACGTCATGCACATCGTGTCCACCGTCACCGGCGAGCTGGCCGAGGGCAGGACGGCGTTCGACGCGGTCACCGCGTGCTTCCCGGCCGGGACGCTGTCCGGCGCGCCGAAGGTCCGCGCGATGGAGCTGATCGAGGAGCTGGAGCCGGTGCGCCGCGCGCTGTACGGCGGCGTCGTCGGCTACCTCGACTTCGCCGGGGACGCCGACACGGCGATCGCGATCCGCACCGCGCTGGTGAAGGACGGGATCGCGCACGTCCAGGCCGGGGGCGGGGTGGTCGCCGACTCGGTCGCGGACTACGAGGACACCGAATCGCTGAACAAGGCGCGGACGGTGCTGTCCGCGGTCGCCGCGGCCCAGACCATGGTGCCGGCGGGCCGGCTCGACCCGGCCGCGGACGCCGCTCATGTCTGA
- a CDS encoding Trp biosynthesis-associated membrane protein, with amino-acid sequence MMVVALLLGALALWGAAKLTWYAEFRDGGVRGTVLYRETGEQRATALVPLALLALAGVAGLIATGGWARRVLGAVLALAGVAAGWAGVAGVRFTGWADGLPVTQMLLGRGLAVLGGILVAAGGLAAIKGAGRGARLGAKYAAPATRKKVRDPDAELWEALSEGEDPTEGGGRHSE; translated from the coding sequence ATGATGGTGGTCGCGCTGCTGCTGGGCGCGCTCGCGCTGTGGGGTGCGGCCAAGCTGACCTGGTACGCCGAGTTCCGCGACGGCGGCGTCCGCGGCACGGTCCTCTACCGCGAGACCGGCGAGCAGCGCGCGACGGCGCTCGTGCCGCTGGCGCTGCTCGCGCTCGCCGGGGTGGCCGGCCTGATCGCCACCGGCGGCTGGGCCCGGCGCGTCCTGGGGGCCGTGCTGGCGCTGGCCGGGGTGGCGGCCGGGTGGGCCGGCGTGGCGGGCGTCCGGTTCACCGGGTGGGCCGACGGGCTGCCGGTGACGCAGATGCTGCTCGGGCGCGGCCTGGCCGTGCTCGGGGGAATTCTCGTCGCCGCCGGCGGGTTGGCAGCGATCAAGGGTGCCGGGCGCGGTGCCCGGCTCGGCGCGAAGTACGCGGCCCCGGCCACCCGGAAGAAGGTGCGTGATCCGGACGCCGAGCTGTGGGAAGCGCTGTCGGAGGGCGAGGATCCCACGGAGGGTGGCGGGCGGCATTCGGAGTAA
- the trpC gene encoding indole-3-glycerol phosphate synthase TrpC: MSVLEEIVAGVREDLAVRESALPFDQLKVRAAAAQPPRDVMTALRESGIGVIAEVKRRSPSKGDLADIPDPAALAKDYQDGGARVISVLTEQRRFGGSLADLDAVRAAVDIPVLRKDFIVSPYQVHEARLHGADMVLLIVAALEQNALAALLDRVESLGMTALVEIHNAEEADRALEAGAKVIGVNARNLHTLEVDRDVFSRLAPGLPMDVYKVAESGVRGPGDLMSYAGHGADAVLVGEGLVASGDPKGALVKLVTAGSHPACPRPSR, encoded by the coding sequence GTGAGCGTGCTCGAAGAGATCGTCGCCGGCGTGCGGGAAGACCTCGCCGTGCGGGAATCCGCGCTGCCCTTCGACCAGCTGAAGGTCCGCGCGGCCGCCGCGCAGCCGCCCCGCGACGTGATGACCGCGCTGCGCGAGTCCGGCATCGGCGTGATCGCCGAGGTGAAGCGCCGCAGCCCGTCGAAGGGCGACCTGGCCGACATCCCCGACCCCGCCGCGCTGGCCAAGGACTACCAGGACGGCGGCGCGCGGGTGATCAGCGTGCTCACCGAGCAGCGCCGCTTCGGCGGCTCGCTGGCCGACCTCGACGCCGTCCGCGCGGCCGTGGACATCCCGGTGCTGCGCAAGGACTTCATCGTCAGCCCCTACCAGGTGCACGAGGCCCGCCTGCACGGCGCCGACATGGTGCTGCTGATCGTCGCCGCGCTGGAGCAGAACGCGCTCGCCGCGCTGCTCGACCGGGTCGAGTCGCTGGGCATGACCGCGCTGGTGGAGATCCACAACGCCGAGGAGGCCGACCGGGCCCTCGAGGCGGGCGCCAAGGTCATCGGCGTCAACGCGCGCAACCTGCACACCCTCGAGGTGGACCGGGACGTCTTCTCGCGGCTGGCCCCCGGCCTGCCGATGGACGTCTACAAGGTCGCCGAGTCGGGGGTCCGCGGGCCGGGCGACCTGATGTCCTACGCCGGGCACGGCGCCGACGCGGTGCTGGTCGGCGAAGGCCTCGTCGCCTCGGGTGACCCGAAGGGCGCCCTGGTCAAGCTGGTCACCGCCGGATCGCACCCCGCCTGCCCGAGGCCCTCCCGGTGA
- the trpB gene encoding tryptophan synthase subunit beta has translation MPEALPVTEEHSVVQQPREHGTSHDPDERGYYGPYGGRFMPEALIGVVDEVATEYEKARHDPEFLNEFNRLLRDYAGRPSLLTEAKRFGERAGGARVFLKREDLNHTGSHKINNVLGQALLTKRMGKKRVIAETGAGQHGVATATACALLDLDCVVYMGEVDTERQALNVARMRLLGAEVIPVKTGSRTLKDAINEALRDWVANADTTHYLFGTAAGPAPFPAMVRNFHHIIGTEAREQILEQAGRLPDVVAACVGGGSNAIGIFSGFYDDPSVRLVGLEPGGEGIDGNRHGATLTKGTPGNLHGAMTYLLQDEDGQTVESHSISAGLDYPGVGPEHAWLKDTGRAEYRPITDAEAMDAFMLLSRTEGIIPAIESAHALAGALDLGRELGPDGLIVVNLSGRGDKDMDTAAKWFGLVDK, from the coding sequence CTGCCCGAGGCCCTCCCGGTGACCGAAGAGCACAGTGTTGTTCAGCAGCCTCGCGAGCACGGCACTTCACACGACCCGGACGAGCGTGGCTACTACGGCCCGTACGGCGGCCGGTTCATGCCGGAGGCGCTGATCGGCGTCGTCGACGAGGTCGCCACCGAGTACGAGAAGGCCCGGCACGACCCCGAGTTCCTGAACGAGTTCAACCGCCTGCTCCGCGATTACGCGGGCCGGCCGTCGCTGCTCACCGAGGCCAAGCGCTTCGGTGAGCGCGCCGGCGGCGCGCGCGTGTTCCTCAAGCGCGAGGACCTGAACCACACCGGTTCGCACAAGATCAACAACGTGCTGGGCCAGGCGCTGCTCACCAAGCGCATGGGCAAGAAGCGCGTCATCGCCGAGACCGGCGCGGGCCAGCACGGCGTGGCCACGGCCACCGCGTGCGCGCTGCTCGACCTCGACTGCGTCGTCTACATGGGCGAGGTCGACACCGAGCGCCAGGCGCTGAACGTCGCGCGCATGCGGCTGCTCGGCGCCGAGGTCATCCCGGTCAAGACCGGTTCGCGGACGTTGAAGGACGCGATCAACGAGGCGCTGCGCGACTGGGTGGCCAACGCGGACACCACGCACTACCTGTTCGGCACGGCGGCCGGTCCGGCGCCGTTCCCGGCGATGGTCCGCAACTTCCACCACATCATCGGCACCGAGGCCCGCGAGCAGATCCTCGAGCAGGCCGGCCGCCTGCCCGACGTCGTCGCGGCCTGCGTCGGCGGCGGGTCGAACGCGATCGGCATCTTCTCGGGCTTCTACGACGACCCGTCCGTGCGGCTGGTCGGCCTGGAGCCGGGCGGCGAAGGCATCGACGGCAACCGGCATGGCGCGACCCTCACCAAGGGCACCCCGGGCAACCTGCACGGCGCGATGACCTACCTGCTGCAGGACGAGGACGGCCAGACGGTCGAGTCGCACTCGATCTCGGCCGGGCTGGACTACCCGGGTGTCGGCCCGGAGCACGCGTGGCTGAAGGACACCGGCCGCGCCGAGTACCGCCCGATCACCGACGCCGAGGCGATGGACGCGTTCATGCTGCTCTCGCGCACCGAGGGCATCATCCCGGCGATCGAGTCGGCGCACGCGCTGGCCGGCGCGCTGGACCTGGGCCGCGAGCTGGGCCCGGACGGCCTGATCGTGGTCAACCTGTCCGGCCGCGGCGACAAGGACATGGACACGGCGGCGAAGTGGTTCGGGCTGGTGGACAAGTGA
- the trpA gene encoding tryptophan synthase subunit alpha: MSGIDDLFAATSAEGRGALIGYLPAGFPTVAASKDLIAATIDGGADLIEVGVPYSDPVMDGPTIQAASVTALDNGFRLKHVFEVVESISARGGRAVVMTYWNPVHRYGVDRFARDLAAAGGLGLITPDLIPDEAGEWMTASEAHGLDRTFLVAPSSSEERLAKTVAAASGFIYATAVMGVTGARDQVGAGAEELVRRTRAHTSLPIGVGLGVRSGDQAAQVASFADAVIVGSALVTAAAEGPSGVHRLSAELADGVRRAVATA, from the coding sequence GTGAGCGGGATCGACGACCTCTTCGCCGCGACGAGCGCGGAGGGCCGCGGCGCCCTGATCGGCTACCTCCCGGCGGGCTTCCCGACCGTCGCCGCGTCGAAGGACCTCATCGCGGCGACGATCGACGGCGGCGCGGACCTCATCGAGGTCGGCGTCCCGTACTCCGACCCGGTGATGGACGGCCCGACCATCCAGGCCGCGTCGGTGACCGCGCTGGACAACGGCTTCCGCCTCAAGCACGTGTTCGAGGTCGTCGAGTCGATCTCGGCGCGCGGCGGCCGCGCGGTGGTCATGACGTACTGGAACCCGGTGCACCGCTACGGCGTCGACCGCTTCGCCCGCGACCTCGCGGCGGCCGGCGGGCTCGGCCTGATCACGCCGGACCTGATCCCGGACGAAGCCGGCGAGTGGATGACCGCGTCGGAGGCCCACGGGCTGGACCGGACGTTCCTGGTGGCGCCGTCGTCGTCGGAGGAGCGGCTCGCGAAGACGGTCGCCGCGGCCTCGGGGTTCATCTACGCGACCGCGGTGATGGGCGTGACGGGTGCGCGTGACCAGGTCGGCGCGGGTGCCGAAGAACTGGTCCGCCGCACGCGCGCGCACACGTCCCTCCCGATCGGCGTGGGCCTCGGCGTGCGCTCGGGCGACCAGGCGGCCCAGGTGGCGTCGTTCGCCGACGCGGTGATCGTGGGCTCCGCCCTGGTCACCGCGGCGGCCGAAGGGCCTTCCGGGGTGCACCGGCTGTCCGCGGAACTGGCCGACGGGGTGCGCCGGGCTGTCGCCACGGCTTGA
- a CDS encoding MerR family transcriptional regulator: MTSYTPAQVTEKTGFTIDTLRYYERIGLLHHVGRTAGGRRTFTDHDVEFLQLLRCLRYTGMPVAEMLRFVELLRSGDATQDERLDVLREHEARVEAQIERLREHQEHIQFKIKMYSGASELAVTSS, translated from the coding sequence GTGACGTCCTACACCCCGGCCCAGGTGACCGAAAAGACCGGCTTCACCATCGACACCCTCCGGTACTACGAGCGCATCGGCCTGCTGCACCACGTCGGCCGCACCGCCGGCGGCCGCCGCACGTTCACCGACCACGACGTGGAGTTCCTGCAGCTGCTGAGGTGCTTGCGCTACACGGGCATGCCGGTCGCGGAGATGCTGCGGTTCGTGGAGCTGCTGCGCTCCGGCGACGCGACCCAGGACGAGCGCCTCGACGTCCTGCGCGAGCACGAGGCCCGCGTCGAGGCCCAGATCGAGCGGCTGCGCGAGCACCAGGAGCACATCCAGTTCAAGATCAAGATGTACAGCGGCGCGTCCGAACTGGCTGTCACATCCTCGTGA
- a CDS encoding Uma2 family endonuclease produces the protein MLALSAEQTSRQRIEVVDGVLLIGPWPRLEHQRLVGRLAGRLAAGAGKRLEVLPGANLVPGNRGDRLLIPDLVVTDEPGLKGMSLTEKQVVLVVEIVSPSTEVQDRILKRALYAEALIPFYLLVEPDTATLFERQRGEYVPIAKSEAGKLTFTRPFEAEITLA, from the coding sequence GTGCTCGCGCTTTCCGCGGAGCAGACCTCGCGACAGCGGATAGAGGTTGTCGACGGGGTTCTCCTGATCGGCCCGTGGCCACGCCTCGAGCATCAGCGCCTCGTCGGCAGGCTGGCGGGCCGGCTCGCGGCGGGCGCGGGGAAGCGACTCGAGGTGCTCCCCGGCGCGAACCTGGTCCCGGGGAACCGGGGTGACCGGCTGCTGATCCCGGATCTGGTCGTGACCGACGAGCCCGGTCTGAAGGGCATGAGCCTGACCGAAAAGCAGGTCGTGCTCGTGGTCGAAATCGTGTCGCCGTCGACCGAGGTGCAGGACCGGATCCTCAAGCGTGCGCTCTACGCGGAGGCCCTGATCCCGTTCTACCTGCTGGTCGAGCCGGACACCGCGACCCTGTTCGAACGCCAACGCGGCGAGTACGTCCCCATCGCCAAGAGCGAAGCCGGGAAGCTCACCTTCACCCGGCCTTTCGAAGCCGAGATCACCCTGGCCTGA
- a CDS encoding peptidoglycan recognition protein family protein translates to MDIGHLPRCTFLRGATGLAVAGAAGLLLPRAANAAAAPRIYSCAEWGARPPSDELVTLDHPANRILIHHIASANSTDYSLEHAFQVARDDQHDHMDNNGWSDTGQHFTVSRGGYRMEGRHGSLDAVRGRTTMIQGAHCPGQNTNAIGIENEGLYTSVEPPRSQWDSLVVFCAYICRQYGIPVEEIKGHRDFYNTECPGDRLYAKLPQLRTEVAKALV, encoded by the coding sequence ATGGACATCGGACACCTCCCGCGGTGCACGTTCCTCCGCGGCGCCACCGGTCTCGCCGTCGCCGGGGCGGCCGGCCTGCTCCTGCCCCGCGCGGCGAACGCCGCGGCGGCGCCGCGGATCTACAGCTGTGCCGAGTGGGGCGCGCGGCCGCCGTCGGACGAGCTGGTCACCCTCGACCACCCGGCGAACCGCATCCTCATCCACCACATCGCCAGCGCCAACAGCACCGACTACTCCCTCGAGCACGCCTTCCAGGTCGCCCGCGACGATCAGCACGACCACATGGACAACAACGGCTGGTCCGACACCGGCCAGCACTTCACCGTCAGCCGCGGTGGCTACCGGATGGAAGGGCGGCACGGCAGCCTCGACGCGGTGCGCGGCCGGACCACCATGATCCAGGGCGCGCACTGTCCCGGCCAGAACACCAACGCCATCGGCATCGAGAACGAAGGCCTCTACACCAGCGTCGAACCGCCGCGGTCCCAATGGGACTCGCTCGTCGTCTTCTGCGCCTACATCTGCCGCCAGTACGGCATCCCGGTCGAGGAGATCAAGGGCCACCGCGACTTCTACAACACCGAGTGCCCCGGCGACCGCCTCTACGCCAAGCTGCCGCAACTGCGGACGGAGGTCGCGAAAGCCCTAGTGTAG
- a CDS encoding glutamine synthetase family protein → MSRLDRAELAQQGAIRADGLRAAGVELVALTFVDNSGITRTKAVPVDRLWSAAAWGVGASNSFDFFLATDEIVGGTYSRGPVGDLRLHPDLDALVPLAAQPGWAWAPANRYDQDGVPHPQDSRAQAAAATARLAALGYDVRTAFEIEWVITTADAPDDPRSAAAGPAYGYARLSAQAPYLRALVSALAAQGVAVEQIHPEYAAGQFELSVAADDPVRAADIAVLTRETIRTVSEQHGLRASFTPKFAPDGVGNGGHVHLSLWDGDRNLCAGGDRRFGLTATAEAFGAGIFSRLPALLAIGAPSVVSYLRLEPHHWAGVFLAWGLENREAPLRLVQGAAGQRERAANFEVKCFDLTANPYLVVAGLLFAGLAGIDAEATLPEPVDVDPGTLPDAERLPRTLAEAVTAFEADEALAKAFGPELATTLTDVRRGEIDRLGRLSPAELCAVMRYLH, encoded by the coding sequence ATGAGCCGGCTCGATCGGGCAGAACTCGCGCAGCAGGGCGCCATCCGGGCCGACGGCCTGCGCGCGGCCGGGGTGGAGCTGGTCGCGCTGACCTTCGTGGACAACAGCGGCATCACGCGGACGAAGGCGGTCCCGGTGGACCGGCTGTGGTCGGCGGCTGCGTGGGGCGTCGGCGCGTCGAACTCCTTCGACTTCTTCCTGGCCACCGACGAAATCGTCGGCGGCACCTACTCGCGCGGCCCGGTCGGCGACCTGCGGCTGCACCCGGACCTCGACGCGCTCGTCCCGCTGGCCGCGCAGCCCGGCTGGGCGTGGGCGCCGGCGAACCGCTACGACCAGGACGGCGTCCCCCACCCCCAGGACTCCCGGGCGCAAGCGGCCGCGGCGACGGCGCGGCTCGCGGCGCTGGGCTACGACGTCCGGACCGCGTTCGAGATCGAATGGGTGATCACGACGGCGGACGCGCCGGACGACCCGCGTTCGGCGGCGGCGGGCCCGGCCTACGGTTACGCGCGGCTTTCCGCGCAGGCGCCGTACCTGCGCGCGCTGGTGTCGGCGCTGGCCGCGCAAGGTGTTGCGGTGGAACAGATCCACCCGGAGTACGCGGCCGGGCAGTTCGAGCTGTCGGTGGCGGCGGACGACCCGGTGCGCGCGGCCGACATCGCGGTGCTGACCCGCGAGACGATCCGGACGGTCAGCGAGCAGCACGGCCTGCGCGCGTCGTTCACGCCGAAGTTCGCGCCGGACGGCGTCGGCAACGGCGGCCACGTGCACCTGAGCCTGTGGGACGGCGACCGCAACCTGTGCGCCGGCGGTGACCGCCGGTTCGGGCTGACCGCGACGGCCGAGGCGTTCGGCGCCGGCATCTTCTCGCGGCTGCCCGCGTTGCTGGCGATCGGCGCGCCGTCGGTGGTCAGCTACCTGCGGCTGGAGCCGCACCACTGGGCGGGCGTGTTCCTGGCCTGGGGCCTGGAAAACCGCGAAGCGCCGCTGCGGCTGGTGCAGGGCGCGGCCGGCCAGCGCGAGCGGGCGGCGAACTTCGAGGTGAAGTGCTTCGACCTGACCGCGAACCCGTACCTGGTGGTGGCGGGGCTACTGTTCGCCGGCCTGGCCGGCATCGACGCCGAGGCGACCCTGCCGGAACCGGTCGACGTCGACCCCGGGACGCTGCCCGACGCCGAGCGCCTGCCGCGGACGCTGGCCGAAGCCGTCACGGCGTTCGAAGCGGACGAAGCGCTGGCGAAGGCGTTCGGTCCCGAGCTGGCGACGACGCTGACGGACGTGCGCCGCGGCGAGATCGACCGGCTCGGGCGCCTGTCGCCGGCGGAGCTGTGCGCCGTGATGCGGTACCTACACTAG
- a CDS encoding GntR family transcriptional regulator — MVDRTSGVPAFRQVATDLRRKIDAGEYAPGAKLPSERELIDAYGVSRPTVREAVNLLRSEGVVNVEHGRGVFVRPPSNVRRLARSRLSREARGRNEGAFLAEAKAKGFTASSNVKVRFEPADERAAEYLQVDIGTELTVRDRVMRADGLVAQLAVSRLPREITRGTAIEKVDTGEGGAYARLEEAGHDIGSFAEHVGARMPSPDELRLLQLGDGVPVLTITRVAYGANGRPLEMNDITLPASLYVLSYEWAAD; from the coding sequence ATGGTGGACCGCACGAGTGGAGTTCCCGCGTTCCGGCAAGTGGCGACCGACCTTCGAAGGAAGATCGATGCCGGTGAGTACGCACCCGGAGCCAAGCTTCCGAGTGAACGAGAACTGATCGACGCCTATGGCGTTTCGCGGCCGACCGTCCGCGAGGCGGTGAACCTCCTGAGGTCCGAAGGCGTGGTCAACGTCGAGCACGGACGCGGCGTATTCGTCCGTCCTCCCTCGAACGTTCGGCGGCTCGCCCGGTCCCGTCTGTCCCGTGAAGCACGCGGTCGGAACGAAGGCGCATTCCTGGCCGAAGCCAAGGCCAAGGGCTTCACCGCTTCGAGCAACGTCAAGGTCCGTTTCGAGCCGGCCGACGAACGTGCGGCCGAATATCTGCAGGTAGACATCGGGACCGAGCTGACGGTGAGGGACCGGGTGATGCGGGCCGATGGGCTGGTTGCTCAACTCGCGGTGTCCCGGCTGCCTCGCGAAATCACTCGGGGCACCGCGATCGAGAAGGTCGACACGGGCGAAGGCGGTGCTTACGCCCGTCTGGAAGAAGCCGGTCACGATATCGGTTCCTTCGCCGAACACGTCGGTGCCCGGATGCCTTCTCCGGACGAACTCCGGCTCCTACAACTCGGTGACGGCGTGCCGGTCTTGACGATCACTCGCGTGGCCTACGGCGCCAACGGTAGGCCACTGGAGATGAACGACATCACGCTCCCGGCCAGCCTGTACGTGCTCAGCTACGAGTGGGCCGCCGACTGA
- a CDS encoding amidohydrolase family protein, translated as MTELLPFVADLPLVDHHCHGVLTRDVARADFEALLTEADTTSPLGTSLFDSLIGLAVRERCAPVLDLPKHAPADVYLERRAELGAAEVARRFLRATGTTDFLLDGGFLPDALTTTPEFGALAATRAHDVVRLEQVAEAVIPGTTAAGFAADFADELGKRAETAVGLKSIAAYRVGLELAGERPSPSEVATAAGRWLRTGNVRLADEVLHRHLVWTGLDLGLPVQFHVGFGDSDVDLHRCDPLLLTGFLRATRARGVPILLLHNYPFHRNAAYLAQVFEHVFVDAGLITHNAGFRAPAILAELLEIAPFGKVLFATDAFGLAELYHLGTALFRRGLSDFVRAALAADAMSEVDAVRLCALVGHENAKRIYRLEHA; from the coding sequence ATGACCGAGCTGCTCCCGTTCGTCGCGGACCTGCCGCTCGTGGACCACCACTGCCACGGCGTCCTCACCCGGGACGTGGCCCGCGCGGACTTCGAGGCCCTGCTGACCGAGGCCGACACGACGTCGCCGCTCGGGACCAGCCTGTTCGACTCGCTCATCGGCCTGGCCGTGCGCGAACGCTGCGCGCCCGTGCTCGACCTGCCGAAGCACGCGCCGGCCGACGTCTACCTCGAGCGCCGCGCCGAGCTGGGGGCGGCCGAGGTGGCGCGGCGGTTCCTGCGGGCCACCGGCACGACCGACTTCCTGCTGGACGGTGGGTTCCTCCCGGACGCGCTGACGACGACGCCGGAGTTCGGCGCCCTCGCCGCGACGCGGGCACACGACGTCGTCCGGCTGGAACAGGTCGCGGAGGCGGTGATCCCGGGCACGACCGCGGCAGGGTTCGCCGCGGACTTTGCCGACGAGCTGGGGAAACGTGCCGAGACGGCCGTCGGGCTCAAGTCGATCGCCGCCTACCGCGTCGGCCTCGAACTGGCGGGGGAGCGGCCGTCGCCGTCCGAAGTGGCGACCGCGGCGGGACGCTGGCTGCGCACCGGAAACGTCCGGCTGGCCGACGAGGTGCTGCACCGCCACCTCGTCTGGACCGGGCTCGACCTGGGCCTGCCCGTGCAGTTCCACGTCGGGTTCGGCGACTCCGACGTCGACCTGCACCGCTGCGACCCGCTGCTGCTCACCGGCTTCCTGCGGGCGACGCGCGCTCGAGGTGTGCCGATCCTGCTGCTGCACAACTACCCGTTCCACCGCAACGCGGCCTACCTGGCGCAGGTCTTCGAGCACGTCTTCGTCGACGCCGGGCTCATCACGCACAACGCGGGGTTCCGGGCGCCCGCGATCCTGGCCGAGCTGCTGGAGATCGCGCCGTTCGGGAAGGTGCTCTTCGCCACCGACGCGTTCGGCCTGGCCGAGCTGTACCACCTGGGCACGGCCCTGTTCCGGCGCGGCCTGTCGGACTTCGTGCGGGCCGCGCTGGCCGCCGACGCGATGTCCGAAGTGGACGCCGTCCGGCTGTGTGCTTTGGTGGGACACGAGAACGCGAAGAGGATCTACCGCTTGGAGCACGCGTGA